The stretch of DNA CGGTCAGATTATACTTTGATTGTACACAATTGGTTGAGTGCCAATTGGAGAAGACTAATCAAACCTATCTAAGCATAGGCTATCAGAAATAAGGAGTGTACAGATCATGAAAAGATTAATCACACGTTTAGTTTTAGTTAGTTTGGCCATATTGGTGGCCCCGACTACGGTTAAAGCTGCCGATACTACTAGCCCAGATCAACCACTGGCAACCGGTAAAACGACTGCCAAGATTCAGTTTGATGCTAGTGACACGACCAGCCTAAAACCAATGAATCCTAATAATCCTAATACGGCGGTGACCGATCCAGTCTTGGGTCAAGGAACAGTTACGAATGTGAAGTCTGGGGCGTCATTTGTTTATGTGACCGAAAACATGACCTTCGGGAAAACGGCAAATTTAATTGATATGTTTCAGGCACAAAAATACCCAGCAGAAGTGACCTTGAACGAGTCCAAATTGACTAAGGCGGTATCAGATGACTGGAAAACGAATTTTATCGTTGAGGTTGCGGATGGCCGCGGTGCTAATGCCAATTGGCAATTGCGGGTTTCAGGATCGCCACTCTCAACGGGAAATACGAGCGTCGATGGGGCAAAAATCGAGTGGCCCAGTGCCGTGATTCATCGTAGTGGTGAGGCGCCCGAACAAGCACTACAGGCGGGAAATGCGACGACCATTCAGTTAGATCAGTCGTCTAATACGATTTTGTCATTTACCGGGAAAGAAGCTGCTGGGGTAACGACTGCACAGTTTGCACCTAAGGATATTATGTTAGACGTTCCAGCTAATCGTGCACAACCAGGGACATACAGCACGGATCTTAACTGGACTTTGGCCGACACACCCGCGTAAAAAGGGTTCACGCAGTAAGGGGTTTAAAGGATGTTGATGAAAATACGATTTTGGGGAATCGTCAGGGTCATGTTAGGACTGTTAGTGGGCTTGTCTTTAGCACAAGTGAGTCGCGCGGCAACCACTGGACCCAGTAATAATATTGGTTTCAGTGTGTCAGCGCAATTACCGAAAAATCAGGTTAATACAGCGCACACTTATTTTGATTTGCAATTATCTTCTGGTCAGAGCCAAACATTAAAAGCTGTTATTTATAATGTGACTAATCGTGATATTCAGGTCAAAACGGGCATTCATACGGCCTACACTAATGGCAATGGTGTTATCGAATATGTGAAACCAACGACGGTTTTTGATCCTTCGTTAAAACTTCAGATTGGTCAATTGACGCGAGTTCAAGGGAAATCAGTGGTGACAGTACCGGCAAATGGGACTAAAGTCGTCACAGCACAGGTCAAGATTCCGAAAACGGCTTTCCAGGGCACGATGTTAGGCGGTTGGTATTTCGAAAAACTCACTGAGAAAGTCACCAGTGAGGTCAAAGGGTCAATGAACGTTCGTAACCAGTATTCTTATGTCATTGGGATGAAATATTCGCTTGGCAAGACACCCAAACCAGCACTCAAACTGGGACAAGTTGAACCCAAAGTGGTTAATGAACACCAAGCCATCGTCGCTGATTTGCGGAATGTTTCAGCGACAATCAATCAAAACTTGAGCTTGACGACAACCATCACTAGTAAGGCCACTGGCGACGTGGTGAAAACTGTCAAAAAAGCGTCGGTACAATTAGCCCCGAACACGGTGTATCACTATCCTCTTTTAACGGGAACGTCGGCGTTAAAATCCGGTCATTATCAGTTGAAAATGATTGTTAAGGGCCAGTCACAGCGCTGGGTGCTTGAAAAAGACTTTACCATTACTGCGTCTGCTGCTAAAAAGCTGGCTCACCAATCCGTTGAAAATAAGGGGCTCAATTCCATCTGGCTAGTAGTTGCGGGAGCGGTGGGGATGCTGGTGATCGGTGGATTACTGGCTGGATTGGTCTTCTTTTTAAGGAAACGGCGACGAGATGAGTAAAAAACTAGCAGCGAAGCGCTTATCTAACCCAAAATCGTGGCTTCCCATAAGTAAGTTTTGGCCACTTTTGCTGACCATCGGTGTTTTATTGACTTTTGTGACAGACAAACCATTGACGGCAGTTGCGCAAACCGGTACTAGTCATTTCGACAACCTATCGTTAAGTGACCCTTACTTTGAAAAAACGGCTGCGCAACCGATGCAGAGCCAGTATCAGAATGAGTTACGACGATTTCCTGAATTGACGTCAGTGAGTGCGAATTATACGAGCAACGATCATCGGGTGACCAGTGACACAACAACGATTGATGTTAAATTTAGTGGCAATGCTTCTATTGATGAAGACATTGCTAGAAAGAATAATATTCTAAAATTTGAATTAGTGGTCATGTCTGGGAAGCAATCAAGTCTAGATCTGGCTGATTCAATAAAATACTACGGTAATACGCCATACGGTGGTGGGGAGACGACGACTAGTATTGGTTTTAGCGCTAATTATGATCACTATATCAATGTGGGTCTAAAGAATATCAAATCAAAGCTGCCATTGAAGGTTGGGTTTCGACTAACGACTCGGCAACATCCGAATGTCTGGACCACCTATAGTTTTGGCACGATTAAGACGCAACCACTCAATACTAAGCCGACAATCGATCAGTTAACGCCGGCTAGTCAAACGATTGAAGGCCACGGGACACCTGGTAATTATGTCACTAGTAATATCGATCCAGACAATGAACAGCAGATTTCACCAAGTGGCAAGTATCAGCTGGCGTTGAAGAATCCTTTGGGAGTCTATTTGAGTGATCGAGAGGCAGTCACGGTGACTGAGAGTAATGCTGCGGGCGACGCGGCGAGTGCTTCTCAGTACAAATTGAATTTGTCACATGCGGCACAAAATCCAGAATTTGATCTTGAAGATTCCGCGGACTTAACGCCGGAGACCTTACCAGAGGCAATCGCCAAGCAACTTGATTTTAAGGTCGAGAATACAACGGATGTCAAGTTTGAGAGTAGTTACAGCGTCGAAATGCTATCAACTTTGATTGAAGCGTTAAAGCTTGGTAAAACGATTGAGGTGCCAATCTACGCAACGAAACCAGGCTATATTCAGTCAAATACGATCGTGGTAAAAGTGACTAAAAGCCATGGAACTGTCATTTTTAATCAGAGCATGGGTGGGCTAGATTTTGGAGAAGTCACGGTGCCGATGCGCCCAACACGCTTTTTCCCCGTAACTAACTTTGAAATTACGGTCAAGGACCATCGTAGTAAGCCAGTACCATGGCAACTTTCGGCGCAAACGGTTGCCTCAGACACTAAAGATAGCTATGATTTGAGACCGTACCTTCATTTTCTGGATAAGAATTTGCAGGAACAGTCGCTTGATTCAAGCGTCGTTGTTTATCGAAAAGCCGCGACCGATACGCAGACGCTCACTTCAATTCCCTTTGGAAATAATGCCGCTGCGGTAGGTCCGAAGATTTGTATTACAGCCGGTCCGGATATGAAGGTTGGCAAATATGCGGCGACGATTCAGTGGACGTTGGCGGACGTCCCAGTCAATGGAAACTAACTAAAAGGCCTAGTATCGATGAAAGTTAATCGGTACTAGGCTTTTAGACCATCTTGCAGTGTCAAAGTAGCTGTTAATATTATGAATTGCGTTTTTTGGATTTTAAGATTAAATAGTAAGACATGATCACTAGTAATATTGTGATGATTGAAATTTGTACGAGCATATAAACCGTGCCGAACTTTTGAGTAATAAAACCAATAATTGGATTTACGATCATGGTTGCCAAACTAATGGAAAAGGAAAGGCCTGAAATAAAAGTGGCTCTAGACTCGTCCTTAACCCATAGATTTAACATTTCCATAACGATTGGATCTAAAATATCCACTGTAATATATAGCATCCCAATCCCAAGTAAGAAAAGGTAATGATTCGTTTGAATTTGAAAAAGGCAGCCAATAACCAGCAGGTTTGAAATCATCAGTATGAGTTTTTTATAACTAAGCTTTGAGAATCGATAAGCCTGTGTTGCTACAATTCCGCCAATAAAACTGAAAATCATAAAGATAATTCCATTAGCAGCGGATGAAAATCCTAATTTTGACACATAAGCGGGTAGCAATGAAAAAACAGCATTGACCATCGCCACAATTAATGTCGTAAAAATAAACATAAAGAAGACGTTTGAAGCATTTAACATCTCTTTAAAAACGGTTAGGATACTCATAAGACTGGGACTAGAGTCGATTTCTTTATTATCTTGGGAAGGGTTATTGGTGTTTTTAATCGTCAATAGGACGATTAAACCTAAAACCAACATTAGTGATTGCATCAGATAGGGCAAAAATAGTTGGATGCTATAAAAGTAGCCGCCTAAGAAAGTTGCCAGTCCCGTTGCAATCGCTGTAAATAATTGCATTTTCCCTCTTATTTTGCCATACTGCTTTTCTTTGCCCTCATCGCGAATCGCTTCATAAAAAAGGGCATCGTCAGCGCCGCTTAATAGTGCGTTGCCAACACCTTCCGCAATAAATGAAATCAATAAAAAAATAAAACCGGTAGTCTTTGTTAATAACAAGATTGAAAATAGCATCAATGGGGAAATCGTGAGGATTAATAAACCGGTCATCACGATGCTTTTCTTTTTGAACAGATCGCCAAGAATACCGCTTGGAATTTCCGCAGCAAACTGAGAAAAAAGAAACAATGATTGCAGAAAAGCAAACTGAACAAGACTAAATTTTAAAAATTGCACTAAAAAAATAACATTAACAATTCGTGTAAAGCGAAGTTGTGTGAATATTGAATAAAGGTAGTACTTTAGTACCACATTTTGTTTGGCCATGGTCAACCCGTTTCTAAATATCTCGTTATTTATGTATTTATGACTAAAAATATAATCAATATTTAATTATATTATCATTTAAGGGGAAAGTGTCAACTCATTTTTAATTGTTACTTGGATTGATGAGTGAATTTGCATTAATTTCAAAACCCGTTATTAAAATGGTCGAGCATCGGCCCATTAAAATTGCGTAAGAATTTTTGTTAACGTTTCCATGCAACCTAGCATTTTTACCTAGAGCGTGTAAAATTGAAAGTGGTAAAACGTATTCATAATGATAATAGAGGAGTGTTTTCATGAACGAACAAGCTTGTACAACCATTTTAGTAGGAAAAAAAGCCAGTGTTGATGGCTCTACAATGATTGCCCGGAACGATGATACTTTTATGCCCATTACACCACAAAAGTTTATTGTCCATCCAGCGGTCCACGGTCGTAACGAAACGTTAACTTCTGGTAAGAACGGCTTTACAGCGCCACTACCAGCTGATGGTTACCGCTACCAAGGGGTGCCTAACATCGAAGTTGCTGAAAAGGGTGTCTTTGAAGAAAATGGTTTTAATGAAAAAAACGTCGGCATTTCCTCAACTGAAAGTGTCTACGGTAACGAACATACGCTAACTTTCGATCCATTTATCAAAAATGGGTTGGCTGAGGATTCACTACCAACGATGGTTATTCCATTTATCAATTCCGCTAAAGAAGGGGTGCAATATTTAGGCCAATTGATTGCTAAATATGGCTCGCCTGAAGGTAACGGAGTCTTGTTCAATGATAAGAATGATGTTTGGTACATGGAAATTGTGACTGGTCATCACTGGGTTGCACAACGGATTCCAGACGATGCTTACGCGGTCGCTGCAAACCAAGTGGCTATCCAATGGATCGATTTTGATGATTCGGACAACTTCATGTGGTCAGATGGCATTCGCGAATTTGTTGACGAACATCATTTGAATCCTGACAAGGAAGGCTTTAACTTCCGGCATATCTTCGGGACTGACAATGAAAAAGATCGTCACTACAATACGCCACGTGTTTGGTACGGTCAACATTACTTCAATCCAGAAATCGAACAAGATCCACAATCAAGTGAATTACCATTCATTTGCCATGCCGCAAAGAAGATTTCAGTTGCGGATGTGGAATATGTTTTAGGCTCACATTACAATGAAACGAAGTACGATCCATTCACTGATTCACCAGAAGGTAAAAAATTCCGGCCAATCGCGATGAATCGGACGCAGAATTCACACGTGATGCAAATTCGGAATGATGTTCCAGAAGATCAAAGTGCCATTATGTGGATGACTTTCGGGATGCCAGCCTTTGCACCATATTTGCCATTCCATGCGAATGTTTCTGAAACTGATGCTAGTTTTGCAAATACGCCATTAACGTATGACCGGAAGAGTGCTTACTGGTTATATCGGACGGTCTCAATGATTGTGGAATCGCATTATGCGGACTTTGTGCAAGAAGACATTGATTACTTGAAGGAATGTCGGATGGCATTAGGCCAATTCGTTGCCGAAACGGATGCTAAAGCGGCCAAATTATCTGGTGAAGAATTAACCAAATTCTTGACGGCTCAAGATAAGGTAATGGTTGCCGACATGCGTGATAAAGCCGAAGACTTAATTGGTCGTTTGATTACTAAAGGGTTAACTTTATCGAAATTGACTTACAATGTCGATATCAATCTTTAAAATTTTCGTTTTGTCGTTAAGTGTGTATAATTAAGGTACTAATCCAAAGGGGTGATCTGAAATGGATGAAAATGTTTTATTTAATCCGGGTGACGCAATTTCCGAATCCCATGATTATAACGAAGCGCTACGTAGTGCAGATATTTACAACGCGCAACAAGGCCGCAAACGCGGGCTTTTAATTGCCAAACCGCTTGAAGAAGATCAGGGTTATTCGGTCTTTTATGCGGATGATCTCATTTCGGCGGATGGTCCTAAGCCAGACGCACGCAAGTATCACGTCGAAAAACGCTTATAAATAGGCGGCGCCAAACGGAGATTCATTCCGGTTGGCGGACGTTTAACGATAAATAGTTAAAGTAACAAAAAAATCTCTCTTAACTGGTTGTGCTAACCAGCTAAGAGAGATTTTTGGTTACCTTGAAGTCGAGACTTACAGGTTCCCAGTATCTTTCAAACGTTTTTCTAATAAATAAGCATCCATATAGCCAAATGAGAGTTCGACCACTGCGTCTAAATCGATCATGGTTCCCACCCGGTTGATCTGATTATCGTCTTCAATGTTGTAGAAGATAAAGTGACCATTGGTGACGGTGCCTGGATAACCAGTCATGTCGGGCAGCATCGGATTGTCGGTCGTTAAATGCAACAAGTTATTGAAGTTGCCCGCCTGACGCAGGATGGCTTCAAATAAATCAATCGTTGGATCGAATAACCGTTCATCATTTAACACGGGTTGCACGCTTAATTCAAATTGTTGATTCAGTTCGATGAAGCCGCGCATAGTTTGTAAATAATCTGATTGAATAGTCACTGATTCAATTAATGATCGCCGGCACAAGGTGTAGCCACCAAATTGTCCGGTCATATCGATCAAATTGATCACAACACTGTCGGCATTCAGCGCATTCACAAAACCAACGAAGAACATCTCTGAACCGTCAGCGGAGCGAATCGCAATGAGTTCATGATTCGCTTGAGCATGAACTAAGGTGTCATTAGTCGCCTGTGCACCAGTGACCTTGATGGAATCCACGTGGTGATAAGCCGTTTTGACATAGGCACTTTCAAGCAAGAGCTCGTTGCCACGGAATTCAATGATATTGACGGCGTCATAATTAATGGCGCTAGTTTTTTGTTGTTGATAATTAAATTTATCAAAGGCTTTAAATTCGAATTCTGATTCCGCCAAGCTTTGGACTTGGCCCTCTAAATAATTGTCACTGATCGTAGTAACTAACAAAATGACTTGCTTTTGCGTTAAAGCACTCGCCAAAATTTGCGACAATTCGGCGTGTTCGGCGTTGAAATGGACCGGTGACTGTGGCACGGTACTCAAGTTTTCGTCACCAGCATTTTCGATGCGAAAGGCCATGTTGTCTAAATCCTCGCTCATCATTTCCACTTCATCAATGACCCGGTAGCGCATGAAGACGGCGCCGTCTTGGAGCCCGGCATCGTCATAGGTATTCAGGACGACGCCATCGGGTGCCAGACTATCAATATAGCCGGTGTAAACCACATCGCTGTTGGCTTGATAAAGATTGATGAGATGGGCCTGTTGCTCGGCCAGTTGTAAATCTTCCATAATTGAACTCATCTGTCTAACCCCCTTCATTGTTATCGTTTAACTATAGCACGTTTTACTAGGGAACCGTTGCTTTTAGTCCGTTTTATGGTGGTTAACAAGGTGAGGATACTTGCAATATATCTAAAAGATATATATACTAATGAAGCTCTAAAAGTTAGGTGGCAAAATATGTATGAATTATTTGTTTTAGGTCAGTTGATGGATCGACCAATGACCGGCTACCAGTTGCGCAAAGCGTTGGTAGGGGTGGTTGGGCAAGAGTTGACGATTAGTTTCGGGGCACTCTATCCCTTGCTAGATAAACTGGCAGGTGCCGGGGACTTAACGTTAGATTTCAAAACGACCACGAGTAAACGACCCCAGAAAGTCGCAACGCTCACTGCTAGTGGTCGGCAACACTTTTGGGCACTAGTGCTCGCGCCCGTTGCGCTGAATAAGCAGACTCAACTGACGTTCCAGATTAAGTTGAATTTTTTACATTTGTTGACACGTGACCAGCAACTTAGCGTGTTGACTGATTTTCAAGCGTTTGCGCAAGGTCAACTAACACGATTAGCCACGCAAAAATCGCATTTGCAGCATAACGCCCATATGTTGGCGGCGGATATTGCGGATGCCTTGTTAGCAACGTCACTCCAAGAACAACGTGCGCAGGTCCAATTTGATTGGATCACTGCGCTAATTCAAGCAAAGAGGGCAAAAGAATTATGAAAGTAACATCATTTGCGGCTGATCCGCAAATTCAAAAACGGCGTTGGTGGATTTTGATTGCCGTTTGTCTATTTACGTTTATGTCGACCTTGGATGGCAGTATCGTCAACATTGCCTTGCCCGTGATGAGCAAATCGTTGTCGATTCCCATGAACCAAGCCGAATGGGTCGTTTCAATTTATTTGATTATTATTTGTGCGCTATTGTTATTATTCGGTAAATTAGGCGATTCACACGGCAAGATTCGGATCTTTAAGATTGGGTCCGTCCTATTCACGATTGGCTCATTATTGTGCGGATTTAACTCTGGTCTAGGCATGTTACTAGCGGCTCGGAGTATCCAAGCAGTGGGCGCAGCGATGACGATGAGTGCCAATAATGGGATTATTACCGAAGTCTTTCCGTTCCAGGAACGTGGTCGCGCGTTAGGGATGATTGGTTCATTCGTGGCCCTCGGTAGTATCGCCGGTCCTGGGATTGGTGGGCTGATCCTGGCCCATTTGAGCTGGGGGTATATTTTCTGGATGAACGTCCCAGTAGGAATTTTAGCTATTATTTTAGGGCAAGTGATCTTGCCAAAAGATATTACGATGAGTAAGCAGCCGATTGATAAACCAGGCGCCATATTGTTCGCGGTTATGATGGTCAGCTTGTTTGCAGGCGTCTTTATTGGGCAACAAATTGGCTTCACTAAACCGATTATCTTAGGGGCTTTTGCGATTGCGTTAGTGGCGACCGTCGTCTTTGTACGCGTCGAACTGCATCATGATAATCCTATTTTAGCGTTACAACTCTTCAAGAATTCACGCTTCTCGATTAGTATTCTCTGTGCCTTTCTGATTTTTGTAGCGAACTTCTTCTTTAATGTGATTTCACCATTTTATTTGGAAAATGCCCGCGGATTGGCCGCTAACTACGCTGGCTACGCCTTAATGACCTTCCCAATTGTGCAAGTGATCGTGGCACCAATTGCTGGGGCGATCTCCGATAAAATTGGCCCAGAATTATTGACGTTCATTGGGTTAGTGTTGATTTCATTAAGTCAGATTGGCTATATGTTTGCGGACCTGACTACCCCGTTATGGTTCTTCATGTTCTTTATCGGGTTAGTCGGCTTCGGTAACGGGGTCTTCCAAGCGCCGAACAACTCAATCGTGATGAGTTCGGTTGAAGTGAAAGACCTTGGAGTTGCCGGTGGAATCAATGCCTTAGCACGTGAGCTCGGCATGATCATCGGGATTTCCGTGGCAACGACGGTGCTATACGATGCCATGAGCAAGTCGGCTGGTTATAAAGTCACGTCATACTTGCCAGCTCATCCTGAAATCTTTATCGACGGGATGCGCGTGGCGTTCATGGTGTCATTGGTCATCTGTTTGGTTGCAACGGGAATCACTGGCGTTCGGCTATTACGGCGTCGACAACAAGCTTAAACTTAGTTGCCTAATTAGACACAAAAGCAGGTCATGGAAAGTCAAAACTTTCCATGACCTGCTTTAGATATCAGACTGTTATCGTAGCCTGTTTAAAGGCAACCTAATCACTCAGTTAAAATTCTCGCTTAAATAGCCGCTTCAGACTGGCGAAGAACCCAACTAAGGCCACTAAGATTAAACCTAACAAAGAAGCATGATTGGATTGCTCATTTGTTTGAGGTAATCCAGATTGCTTCTGTTGAACTGATTGAGCCGCAGTTTGATGTGAACCAGTAACATTAGCTGTTTTAGTAAGCTTTACGGATGCTGCCGCACTAGTTGTCGTCTGCTTTGGTAGACGGACAGGTGTTGCGGTCGTCTTGGATTCAGAAGCAGCTGGCGCAGTTAACTTAGTCATCGTTGCTGACTTAGTTTCGCCAGACCGAGTCATCATCGTTGGTGTCGCTGGTTGTGCCACTTCACTGGTTGGTGTCGTATTGGTTACGCTAGTTGTTTTAGCTGGCGCCATGCTCATGACACGCTTAGGCGTCGTTGAAGTTGCGGCACTTGCAGTGCTAGTAGCCGTGCTAGTCGTTGTGCTGGTAGCTGCACTAGTAGCCGTGCTCGTAGCGGTGCTAGTCGTTGCACTTGTCGCCGCACTAGTAGCGGTACTCGTTGCCATGCTGGTTGTTGCACTAGTAGCGGTACTCGTAGCTGCACTAGTCGTTGCGCTGGTAGCTGCACTAGTCGTTGCGCTGGTAGCTGCACTAGTTGTGGCACTCGTAGCCGTACTCATCGCACCGCTCGATGCGCCGGATGTGGCAACTGGTGAGTAAGTCACGGTTTCAAATTCGTCTGGTGTTGTTTCAGCCACCGCAGCTTCTGCTGGAATAGCAGTTGTATTTGGCGTGAAATTGCTAATCATTGGTGGTGTGACCACACCAAAGGCATCCGTATTTGTGGCGACCCATGGCCCATAGGTGACATCGCCAGTAACCATGTCACGTACAGCGTTCCGATTAAAGGTAATCGTTTCTACCGTTGGTGTCGCAACAGACTCATCAGCTTTGTTGACGTAGCTAATTGTACGGGTGACGTCATTTTGAAGGGTCACGCCGGTTGGCAAATCTGCTGTCGTAGGTGTTAAAGTTTCCGTCTTATGTGCTAATTCAATTTCGTAAGTCTTAGTTGGTGTTGGATCACCAAACAATGACCCAGTCGTTGGATAATTATCCGCGACTAATTGATAACCTTCCGCTTCATAATTGGCAATTTGTGTCGCTGGATCATAACTAGTTGTACTCTTATAAGGTTCAGAAAAGCCATTAGCTGTTATGACTCGACCAGTCGTGACATCAAAGTATTGAATGGTCCGTGTTAGCGTATTCGTGTTATAAACATAATTAATCTTGCCTGGAGTGGTAGATAACGTCCCACTAGTTGGCACAGTCGTAGGTAATACGGCCGCTTGTAAAAGCGTATATCCGGCGACTGTTAAAGGCTGACTTTGATAAGCAGCGCCTACATAACCATTAATGGTGGTGCTTGGTGCAATGGCGTTACCGTCCATATCAATGTAGTTTACCGTAATCGGAGCAGCTGGCTCTTGAGCAAACGTGAAGGTCAAGGCTTGTGGATCTTGTGTGTACGTCCCAGTTGGTGAACTACTCTTTTGCGCGTCAAATGAATATCCAGAAATTTTAGTTTGAGGCGTCAGATCATAGGCAGACCCAATCGTGGTCCCTTGGAACAATGCGGTTGGTTGAAGGGCAGCCCCAGTTTTAGCGTCCACATAT from Lactiplantibacillus brownii encodes:
- a CDS encoding WxL domain-containing protein, translated to MKRLITRLVLVSLAILVAPTTVKAADTTSPDQPLATGKTTAKIQFDASDTTSLKPMNPNNPNTAVTDPVLGQGTVTNVKSGASFVYVTENMTFGKTANLIDMFQAQKYPAEVTLNESKLTKAVSDDWKTNFIVEVADGRGANANWQLRVSGSPLSTGNTSVDGAKIEWPSAVIHRSGEAPEQALQAGNATTIQLDQSSNTILSFTGKEAAGVTTAQFAPKDIMLDVPANRAQPGTYSTDLNWTLADTPA
- a CDS encoding DUF916 and DUF3324 domain-containing protein; translation: MLMKIRFWGIVRVMLGLLVGLSLAQVSRAATTGPSNNIGFSVSAQLPKNQVNTAHTYFDLQLSSGQSQTLKAVIYNVTNRDIQVKTGIHTAYTNGNGVIEYVKPTTVFDPSLKLQIGQLTRVQGKSVVTVPANGTKVVTAQVKIPKTAFQGTMLGGWYFEKLTEKVTSEVKGSMNVRNQYSYVIGMKYSLGKTPKPALKLGQVEPKVVNEHQAIVADLRNVSATINQNLSLTTTITSKATGDVVKTVKKASVQLAPNTVYHYPLLTGTSALKSGHYQLKMIVKGQSQRWVLEKDFTITASAAKKLAHQSVENKGLNSIWLVVAGAVGMLVIGGLLAGLVFFLRKRRRDE
- a CDS encoding PadR family transcriptional regulator, which gives rise to MYELFVLGQLMDRPMTGYQLRKALVGVVGQELTISFGALYPLLDKLAGAGDLTLDFKTTTSKRPQKVATLTASGRQHFWALVLAPVALNKQTQLTFQIKLNFLHLLTRDQQLSVLTDFQAFAQGQLTRLATQKSHLQHNAHMLAADIADALLATSLQEQRAQVQFDWITALIQAKRAKEL
- a CDS encoding MFS transporter, translating into MKVTSFAADPQIQKRRWWILIAVCLFTFMSTLDGSIVNIALPVMSKSLSIPMNQAEWVVSIYLIIICALLLLFGKLGDSHGKIRIFKIGSVLFTIGSLLCGFNSGLGMLLAARSIQAVGAAMTMSANNGIITEVFPFQERGRALGMIGSFVALGSIAGPGIGGLILAHLSWGYIFWMNVPVGILAIILGQVILPKDITMSKQPIDKPGAILFAVMMVSLFAGVFIGQQIGFTKPIILGAFAIALVATVVFVRVELHHDNPILALQLFKNSRFSISILCAFLIFVANFFFNVISPFYLENARGLAANYAGYALMTFPIVQVIVAPIAGAISDKIGPELLTFIGLVLISLSQIGYMFADLTTPLWFFMFFIGLVGFGNGVFQAPNNSIVMSSVEVKDLGVAGGINALARELGMIIGISVATTVLYDAMSKSAGYKVTSYLPAHPEIFIDGMRVAFMVSLVICLVATGITGVRLLRRRQQA
- a CDS encoding MFS transporter gives rise to the protein MAKQNVVLKYYLYSIFTQLRFTRIVNVIFLVQFLKFSLVQFAFLQSLFLFSQFAAEIPSGILGDLFKKKSIVMTGLLILTISPLMLFSILLLTKTTGFIFLLISFIAEGVGNALLSGADDALFYEAIRDEGKEKQYGKIRGKMQLFTAIATGLATFLGGYFYSIQLFLPYLMQSLMLVLGLIVLLTIKNTNNPSQDNKEIDSSPSLMSILTVFKEMLNASNVFFMFIFTTLIVAMVNAVFSLLPAYVSKLGFSSAANGIIFMIFSFIGGIVATQAYRFSKLSYKKLILMISNLLVIGCLFQIQTNHYLFLLGIGMLYITVDILDPIVMEMLNLWVKDESRATFISGLSFSISLATMIVNPIIGFITQKFGTVYMLVQISIITILLVIMSYYLILKSKKRNS
- a CDS encoding MucBP domain-containing protein encodes the protein MRLTKLQQIQRITKQNQRQQFKRTWETRLVLLGSSVGLGAVLWTLPVAAATTPTATITPQSATSSVTTSTAASTGSVALQSAGSTSSSTAVSSAGSVAPTTSVATSSVSTTASTATSSATTTTTSAATSSTSSAATTSTVTSAASSAATSTTATSTATSATTSMATSAATSVATSTMTSTVTTTVTTSTATSAATSAATSTASQASTSSSNSAAGLAALPDSTVITFADPAVEADVLFDMHSYGPITLGDIRNYSGSTLTIGTTNVPLQITTSLAGMQYLQCLPKTTLIDFYTSLTSPTFDLTPLEGDRFGDLTIDVDDMAAMNLQPLLGIDPSTIVSLQLNGSTVMNMSVYQGIPDGMTNSQLAEIAPWLTAIDQTSTHLVNMNLSDNSLTDFSSLSGFTKPVLFSALGQRVNYDTKPVFFVDGQPGIFTALPLTAPDGTSMTSHYAVTLSGSATQAANDTTHHPEVALTSLGNGEFEIPTPYQTVPNANWFAYGLSGYYNLTTAAQLDTNFVEHTYPNGTDFEYDIMVYQPAYWLTNPEVAVEYVDAKTGAALQPTALFQGTTIGSAYDLTPQTKISGYSFDAQKSSSPTGTYTQDPQALTFTFAQEPAAPITVNYIDMDGNAIAPSTTINGYVGAAYQSQPLTVAGYTLLQAAVLPTTVPTSGTLSTTPGKINYVYNTNTLTRTIQYFDVTTGRVITANGFSEPYKSTTSYDPATQIANYEAEGYQLVADNYPTTGSLFGDPTPTKTYEIELAHKTETLTPTTADLPTGVTLQNDVTRTISYVNKADESVATPTVETITFNRNAVRDMVTGDVTYGPWVATNTDAFGVVTPPMISNFTPNTTAIPAEAAVAETTPDEFETVTYSPVATSGASSGAMSTATSATTSAATSATTSAATSATTSAATSTATSATTSMATSTATSAATSATTSTATSTATSAATSTTTSTATSTASAATSTTPKRVMSMAPAKTTSVTNTTPTSEVAQPATPTMMTRSGETKSATMTKLTAPAASESKTTATPVRLPKQTTTSAAASVKLTKTANVTGSHQTAAQSVQQKQSGLPQTNEQSNHASLLGLILVALVGFFASLKRLFKREF
- a CDS encoding C69 family dipeptidase, whose amino-acid sequence is MNEQACTTILVGKKASVDGSTMIARNDDTFMPITPQKFIVHPAVHGRNETLTSGKNGFTAPLPADGYRYQGVPNIEVAEKGVFEENGFNEKNVGISSTESVYGNEHTLTFDPFIKNGLAEDSLPTMVIPFINSAKEGVQYLGQLIAKYGSPEGNGVLFNDKNDVWYMEIVTGHHWVAQRIPDDAYAVAANQVAIQWIDFDDSDNFMWSDGIREFVDEHHLNPDKEGFNFRHIFGTDNEKDRHYNTPRVWYGQHYFNPEIEQDPQSSELPFICHAAKKISVADVEYVLGSHYNETKYDPFTDSPEGKKFRPIAMNRTQNSHVMQIRNDVPEDQSAIMWMTFGMPAFAPYLPFHANVSETDASFANTPLTYDRKSAYWLYRTVSMIVESHYADFVQEDIDYLKECRMALGQFVAETDAKAAKLSGEELTKFLTAQDKVMVADMRDKAEDLIGRLITKGLTLSKLTYNVDINL